The Teredinibacter sp. KSP-S5-2 genome includes a window with the following:
- the mltG gene encoding endolytic transglycosylase MltG has translation MKIDIARTVIAISLWLLVMAGCAGYYVWQWLETPVEIPEEKQLYEISKGKSLTKVSWELSEAKIIRWPRLWVFYARFMNLTTIKAGEYRFSHQESPISLLARFQSGDVVQHHITLVEGRTYIDFVHSLHSHKQIKKLLGTSNDLALFRENGVNVEHLEGWFYPDTYQFTNGDSDLEILSRAYEKMRLVLDSEWEKRAEQLPYETPYEALIMASIVEKETGAAFERKQIAGVFVRRLEAKMRLQTDPTVIYGMGDNYSGNITKKDLQTYTPYNTYMIRGLPPTPIAMPGEKAINAALNPAKGSTLFFVAKGDGTHHFSETLDEHLDAVRKFQLKRREDYRSSPLTDERSNEVDKADNE, from the coding sequence ATGAAAATAGATATTGCTCGCACAGTGATTGCGATTAGTTTGTGGTTGTTGGTTATGGCGGGGTGTGCTGGATATTATGTCTGGCAGTGGTTGGAAACGCCTGTTGAAATTCCGGAAGAGAAACAGCTCTATGAAATAAGCAAAGGGAAATCTCTGACAAAAGTTTCTTGGGAATTGTCAGAAGCGAAAATTATCCGCTGGCCAAGGTTGTGGGTTTTTTATGCGCGCTTTATGAATTTGACGACGATTAAAGCAGGGGAATATCGCTTTTCTCATCAAGAATCCCCAATCTCTTTATTAGCCAGGTTCCAATCTGGCGATGTAGTACAGCATCATATTACTTTGGTCGAGGGTAGAACGTATATAGACTTCGTCCATAGTTTGCATAGTCATAAGCAAATTAAAAAATTGTTAGGCACATCGAATGATCTTGCTTTGTTTCGAGAAAATGGTGTCAACGTCGAACACCTTGAAGGGTGGTTTTATCCAGATACATATCAATTTACTAACGGAGATAGTGATTTAGAAATCCTGAGTCGTGCATACGAAAAAATGCGTTTGGTGTTGGATTCTGAGTGGGAAAAAAGAGCCGAACAACTTCCCTATGAAACACCTTATGAAGCATTAATTATGGCTTCAATAGTCGAGAAGGAAACGGGTGCAGCGTTTGAACGTAAGCAGATAGCGGGCGTATTTGTTCGTCGACTGGAAGCAAAAATGCGTTTGCAGACTGATCCGACTGTGATTTATGGTATGGGTGATAATTATTCTGGAAATATTACTAAAAAGGATTTGCAAACTTATACGCCTTACAACACTTATATGATTCGAGGTTTGCCTCCCACGCCGATCGCAATGCCTGGAGAAAAAGCAATAAACGCCGCACTTAATCCAGCAAAAGGGAGTACCTTGTTTTTTGTGGCGAAAGGTGATGGTACGCATCATTTCTCTGAAACACTTGATGAGCATTTAGATGCAGTAAGAAAATTTCAATTAAAGCGAAGAGAGGATTATCGCTCATCCCCGTTGACGGACGAACGTAGTAACGAAGTAGACAAGGCCGATAACGAATGA
- the tmk gene encoding dTMP kinase, protein MIGKFITVEGTEGVGKSTNIDFIKSKIEARGIPLLITREPGGTPLAEEIREMLLQKREEPFDAKAELLMIFAARAQHLNTVIKPALARGQWVLCDRFTDATYAYQGAGRGLSKSFILELEQSVQGDLRPDKTFLLDIDVQVGLERAKARAELDRFEEEQISFFERVRAGYLERVNETPDKYAVVNAGQPLNAVQDDIQVALEKLF, encoded by the coding sequence ATGATAGGTAAGTTTATTACAGTAGAAGGCACTGAAGGTGTTGGTAAATCGACAAATATCGATTTCATAAAGTCAAAAATAGAAGCGCGTGGAATTCCTCTTTTGATAACGCGTGAGCCAGGTGGAACACCTCTCGCGGAAGAAATACGAGAAATGCTATTGCAAAAAAGAGAAGAGCCTTTTGATGCAAAAGCTGAGTTATTAATGATTTTTGCTGCACGCGCCCAACATTTAAACACTGTTATTAAACCTGCGTTAGCCCGTGGTCAGTGGGTTTTGTGTGATCGTTTCACTGATGCTACATACGCGTATCAGGGAGCGGGGAGAGGCTTGTCAAAGTCCTTTATTTTGGAGCTTGAACAAAGCGTTCAAGGCGATCTGCGTCCTGATAAAACATTTTTACTGGATATCGATGTGCAAGTTGGGTTGGAGCGTGCAAAAGCCCGAGCTGAACTGGATCGCTTTGAAGAGGAGCAAATCTCATTCTTTGAGCGTGTTAGGGCCGGTTACTTGGAGCGCGTAAATGAAACCCCCGACAAGTACGCTGTAGTTAATGCAGGTCAACCGCTTAATGCGGTGCAGGATGATATACAGGTTGCACTGGAAAAATTATTCTAG
- a CDS encoding RluA family pseudouridine synthase, translating to MTLSQIREPVYSDEHLIVVNKPSGLLCVPGLTEPENLYDSVLTEFPNARVVHRLDMATSGLVIFALSYEAQRELGKLFEQRKVSKKYIAVVHGILDSHYGEIHSPMMCDWINRPKQKIDWLSGKKASTFYKTLATDNNKNQSRLLLSPHTGRSHQLRLHTLQLGHPILGDKLYSGHLEAELETAPARMHLHAQSLQFIQPMTGKKIKIDCQPEF from the coding sequence ATGACCCTTAGCCAAATACGAGAACCGGTCTATTCTGACGAGCATTTAATCGTTGTTAACAAACCATCTGGATTACTGTGTGTTCCAGGTTTGACTGAGCCAGAGAATTTATATGACTCGGTGTTAACAGAATTCCCGAACGCTCGCGTCGTCCATCGATTGGATATGGCAACTTCCGGGCTGGTAATATTTGCGCTCTCATATGAAGCACAAAGGGAGCTAGGCAAATTATTTGAACAACGAAAGGTCAGCAAAAAATATATCGCCGTAGTTCATGGGATATTGGACAGCCATTATGGCGAAATCCACTCACCAATGATGTGTGACTGGATAAACCGACCGAAACAAAAAATCGACTGGCTATCGGGAAAGAAAGCCTCAACTTTTTATAAGACCCTAGCAACCGACAACAACAAAAACCAAAGTCGCTTATTGCTCAGCCCACACACAGGCCGATCCCACCAACTGAGGCTACACACCCTACAACTCGGTCATCCGATCTTAGGGGATAAATTGTACAGTGGTCACTTGGAAGCAGAACTTGAAACAGCTCCGGCAAGAATGCATTTACACGCCCAGAGCTTACAATTTATCCAGCCAATGACAGGAAAGAAAATTAAAATCGATTGCCAACCGGAATTCTAG